One window from the genome of Enterobacteriaceae bacterium Kacie_13 encodes:
- a CDS encoding NarK family nitrate/nitrite MFS transporter, with the protein MSHTSVSPTKKPSRLLQDWRPEDPAFWEKTGHKVASRNLWISVPCLLLGFCVWMLFSLVSVNLNKVGFNFTTDQLFMLTAIPSVSGALLRVPYSFMIPLFGGRRWTALSTLFLVLPCAWLGFAVQDTTTSYNTFLIIALLCGFGGANFASSMSNISFFFPKAKQGGALGINGGLGNLGVSVMQLVAPLVISLGVFAAFSDTQTLANGSDIWLQNAAWIWVPFLVIGTIAAWFGMNDLASSKASIRQQLPVLKRGHLWIMSVLYLATFGSFIGFSAGFAMLTKTQFPDINIMQYAFFGPFFGALARSAGGMLSDRLGGIRVTLVNYILMAIFAGLLFLTLPVNGVGGNFPAFFAVFMVLFLTAGLGSGSTYQMIAVIFRKLTTDQAKARGATDDDALREAVTDTAAALGFISSIGAIGGFFIPKAFGTSLAMTGSPAGAMKVFLVFYVVCALITWLVYWRKLNKGFATKQAKN; encoded by the coding sequence ATGTCACACACATCCGTTTCACCGACGAAAAAACCGTCCCGCCTGTTGCAGGACTGGCGTCCGGAAGACCCGGCATTTTGGGAAAAGACCGGCCATAAAGTCGCCAGCCGAAATTTATGGATCTCCGTGCCGTGTCTGTTACTGGGTTTCTGCGTCTGGATGCTGTTCAGCCTGGTTTCCGTCAACCTGAACAAAGTCGGCTTTAACTTCACCACCGATCAGCTGTTCATGCTGACTGCGATCCCGTCCGTTTCTGGTGCACTGCTGCGCGTGCCTTATTCCTTTATGATCCCGCTGTTTGGCGGACGCCGCTGGACGGCGCTCAGCACCCTGTTCCTGGTTCTGCCTTGTGCATGGCTGGGCTTTGCGGTGCAAGATACCACCACGTCATACAATACATTTCTGATCATCGCGTTGTTGTGCGGCTTCGGCGGCGCAAACTTTGCTTCCAGCATGTCTAACATCAGCTTCTTCTTCCCGAAAGCGAAACAGGGCGGCGCGTTGGGTATCAACGGTGGTCTGGGTAATCTGGGCGTTAGCGTGATGCAGCTGGTTGCTCCTCTGGTGATTTCCCTTGGCGTTTTTGCCGCGTTCAGCGATACACAAACGCTGGCCAATGGCTCAGATATCTGGCTGCAAAACGCCGCGTGGATCTGGGTGCCGTTCCTGGTGATAGGTACGATTGCTGCCTGGTTTGGGATGAACGATTTGGCGTCTTCTAAAGCGTCGATCCGCCAGCAATTACCGGTACTCAAACGCGGTCACCTGTGGATCATGAGCGTGCTGTATCTGGCGACGTTCGGCTCGTTTATCGGCTTCTCTGCGGGTTTCGCGATGCTGACCAAAACCCAGTTCCCTGATATCAACATCATGCAGTACGCCTTCTTCGGCCCGTTCTTCGGCGCACTGGCGCGTTCTGCGGGGGGGATGTTGTCGGATCGTCTTGGCGGGATCCGCGTCACGCTGGTTAACTACATTCTGATGGCGATTTTCGCCGGTCTGCTGTTCCTGACTTTGCCGGTCAACGGTGTGGGCGGCAACTTCCCGGCCTTTTTCGCAGTGTTCATGGTGCTTTTCCTGACGGCCGGTCTGGGAAGTGGTTCCACTTACCAGATGATTGCCGTGATATTCCGTAAACTGACCACCGATCAGGCGAAAGCCCGCGGTGCGACTGACGACGATGCTCTGCGCGAAGCCGTGACCGACACCGCTGCGGCGCTTGGTTTCATCTCTTCCATTGGTGCTATCGGCGGGTTCTTCATCCCTAAAGCCTTCGGGACCTCTCTGGCGATGACCGGCTCACCGGCTGGCGCGATGAAAGTCTTCCTGGTGTTTTACGTGGTCTGTGCGCTGATCACCTGGCTGGTGTACTGGCGCAAGCTGAACAAAGGTTTTGCGACCAAACAGGCCAAAAACTGA
- a CDS encoding LysR family transcriptional regulator produces the protein MDIKQLIYLCNLERERHFGRAAEASFVSQPTLSMRLKNLEKELGLNLINRGNNFEGFTAEGLRVLSWAREIVAVYEGLKLEVESLKQGMSGTLRIGVMPQCSVSLAKLIKAVSLVHPGLDYRVSEVSADQLIEALSSHSVDVGIGFFEFSTLNELRFQLVPLDDGGVDVVYHPDHFPELQNLSLITAEQAAALPLCLSEPSRYFRRYLDNFFRQAGLALHPRLESTSIFQLMQGVFVGIGCALVPRGHLIDEMNPALKRCPLDITPMSRHAALVVAEAGRSTPLAQHFFTAAGLWLAQQPIEK, from the coding sequence TTGGACATCAAACAGCTCATTTATCTGTGTAATCTCGAACGCGAGCGGCATTTTGGCAGGGCGGCGGAAGCCAGTTTTGTCAGTCAGCCGACGCTGTCGATGCGCTTAAAAAATCTCGAGAAAGAACTCGGGCTGAACCTGATTAACCGCGGGAATAACTTTGAAGGTTTCACCGCCGAAGGGCTGCGGGTGCTGAGCTGGGCGCGGGAAATCGTGGCGGTGTATGAGGGGCTGAAGCTGGAAGTAGAATCGCTCAAGCAGGGCATGAGTGGCACGTTACGTATCGGCGTGATGCCGCAGTGCAGCGTCTCGCTGGCAAAGCTTATTAAAGCGGTGAGTCTGGTGCATCCGGGGCTGGATTATCGGGTGTCGGAAGTCAGTGCCGATCAGCTGATCGAAGCGCTGAGTAGCCATTCGGTGGATGTCGGCATCGGGTTCTTTGAATTCTCTACCCTCAATGAACTGCGCTTCCAGCTGGTTCCGCTCGATGACGGCGGCGTTGACGTGGTCTATCACCCGGATCACTTTCCGGAGTTGCAAAACCTCAGTCTGATCACCGCCGAACAGGCTGCCGCGTTGCCGCTGTGCCTGTCCGAACCGAGCCGCTATTTCCGGCGCTATCTGGATAATTTCTTCCGTCAGGCCGGGCTGGCGCTGCATCCGCGTCTGGAAAGTACCTCGATATTTCAGCTGATGCAGGGCGTATTTGTCGGCATCGGCTGTGCGCTGGTGCCGCGCGGGCATCTGATTGACGAAATGAATCCGGCGCTAAAGCGTTGTCCTCTGGATATTACGCCAATGAGCCGCCATGCCGCGCTGGTGGTCGCCGAAGCAGGGCGCTCGACACCTCTGGCGCAACATTTCTTCACCGCAGCCGGCCTATGGTTAGCGCAACAGCCCATTGAGAAATAA
- a CDS encoding DUF2501 domain-containing protein, giving the protein MKTLKTVILAVAASGILLAGSAQASNNLLGQLQQAANEGLNGAGKNTNSTGTTSSLTSLLSGGDSALTSTSANNVAGVLQYCVKNNVLSKASTENVKDQLLSKLGIQTASGAESQDYQQGLGGLLKTGKDQSVDLNNLGSGLTQVKEKVKTKACDVVLKQAKSFI; this is encoded by the coding sequence ATGAAGACATTAAAAACGGTGATTTTAGCAGTGGCGGCGAGCGGCATTTTACTGGCTGGCAGCGCACAGGCGTCGAACAATCTGCTCGGGCAACTTCAGCAGGCAGCCAACGAAGGGCTGAACGGCGCGGGCAAAAACACCAACAGCACGGGCACCACTTCGTCGCTGACTTCACTGCTTAGCGGCGGAGACAGTGCACTGACTTCCACCAGCGCCAACAACGTGGCGGGTGTGTTGCAGTACTGTGTGAAAAACAATGTACTTTCAAAAGCCAGCACCGAGAATGTGAAAGACCAGCTGCTGAGCAAACTGGGTATCCAGACCGCCTCCGGCGCGGAAAGCCAGGATTATCAGCAGGGGCTGGGCGGTTTGCTGAAAACAGGTAAAGATCAAAGTGTGGATCTGAATAACCTGGGCAGCGGGTTGACGCAGGTGAAAGAGAAAGTCAAAACCAAAGCATGTGATGTGGTGCTGAAGCAGGCTAAATCGTTTATTTGA
- the nth gene encoding endonuclease III: protein MNKEKRVAILSRLRDNNPHPTTELVYTTPFELLISVLLSAQATDVSVNKATARLYPVANTPASILALGVDGVKEYIKTIGLFNSKAENVIKTCRILLEKHNGEVPEDRAALEALPGVGRKTANVVLNTAFGWPTIAVDTHIYRVCNRTKFAPGKTVEDVEEKLLKVVPKEFMLDCHHWLILHGRYTCIARKPRCGSCLIEDLCESKEKVYAE from the coding sequence ATGAATAAGGAAAAGCGCGTCGCGATCCTCAGCCGTTTGCGGGATAACAACCCGCATCCCACCACTGAACTGGTGTACACCACCCCGTTCGAGCTGCTGATTTCGGTGCTACTTTCCGCGCAGGCCACGGACGTCAGCGTCAATAAAGCGACCGCAAGGCTCTATCCGGTTGCCAACACGCCAGCCTCCATTCTGGCGCTCGGCGTTGACGGCGTGAAGGAGTACATCAAGACCATCGGCCTCTTCAACTCCAAAGCCGAGAACGTGATCAAAACCTGCCGCATTTTGCTGGAAAAGCACAACGGTGAAGTCCCGGAAGACAGAGCCGCACTGGAAGCCCTGCCGGGTGTAGGCCGCAAAACCGCCAATGTGGTGCTCAACACCGCCTTCGGCTGGCCGACAATCGCCGTCGACACGCACATATACCGTGTCTGCAACCGGACGAAGTTCGCGCCAGGGAAGACCGTTGAAGACGTTGAAGAGAAATTGCTGAAAGTCGTCCCGAAGGAATTCATGCTCGATTGCCATCACTGGCTGATCTTGCATGGGCGATATACCTGTATTGCGCGTAAACCGCGGTGCGGGAGCTGTTTGATCGAGGATTTGTGTGAGAGTAAAGAGAAAGTCTACGCGGAGTAG
- a CDS encoding RnfABCDGE type electron transport complex subunit E: MSEAKKIIVQGLWTNNSSLVQLLGLCPLLAVTSTATNALGLGLATTLVLTCTNGMISAFRKWIPDEIRIPIYVLIIASVVSTVEMLINAYAFGLYQALGIFIPLIVTNCIVVGRAEACAANSPVHLAALDGAMTGLGATCAMFVLGSLREILGSGVLFNGADLLLGPWAKVLRIEVIHLDNPFLLAMLPPGAFIGLGLLLAGKYLIDQRMKARKAVQHVAVEETLPKGSVHE; encoded by the coding sequence ATGAGTGAAGCCAAAAAGATAATCGTTCAGGGTCTGTGGACCAATAATTCCTCGCTGGTGCAGCTGCTGGGGCTTTGTCCGCTGCTGGCCGTCACCTCCACCGCGACCAATGCTTTAGGGCTTGGGCTGGCGACCACGCTGGTGCTGACCTGCACCAACGGCATGATTTCAGCTTTTCGTAAGTGGATCCCGGATGAAATCCGTATTCCGATTTACGTACTGATTATCGCTTCGGTAGTGAGTACCGTCGAAATGCTGATCAATGCCTACGCATTCGGACTTTATCAGGCGCTGGGGATCTTCATTCCACTGATTGTGACTAACTGTATTGTGGTGGGACGGGCGGAAGCCTGCGCAGCGAACAGCCCGGTGCATCTGGCGGCGCTCGACGGCGCGATGACCGGCCTCGGTGCGACCTGTGCGATGTTCGTACTCGGCTCCTTGCGTGAAATTCTCGGCAGCGGCGTGTTGTTCAACGGCGCGGATCTGCTACTCGGCCCGTGGGCAAAAGTCCTGCGTATCGAAGTGATTCATCTGGATAATCCTTTCCTGCTGGCGATGCTGCCACCGGGCGCTTTTATTGGCCTCGGCCTGCTGCTGGCAGGCAAATACCTGATCGATCAGCGCATGAAAGCGCGTAAAGCCGTGCAGCATGTCGCTGTCGAAGAAACATTGCCAAAAGGAAGTGTGCATGAATAA
- the rsxG gene encoding electron transport complex subunit RsxG, which produces MLATMRRHGLILAFFGALMTGMTAIVNLLTKPTIEHQAQLQQKTLFDQVIPASIYDNNLQDECYNVTDESLGTATPHRMYLARKAGQPVAAVVETTAPDGYSGAIQLLVAADFNGKVYGSRVLEQHETPGLGDKIEVRISDWIKHFANQTVNGVNDPRWAVKKDGGMFDQFTGATITPRAVVRSVKRTALFIGTVPSQLSHLTPCGARDE; this is translated from the coding sequence ATGTTAGCTACCATGCGACGCCACGGCCTGATTCTGGCTTTCTTTGGCGCACTGATGACAGGGATGACCGCCATCGTCAACCTGCTGACCAAGCCGACGATCGAGCATCAGGCCCAGCTACAGCAAAAGACACTGTTCGATCAGGTCATTCCTGCCAGCATATATGATAACAACCTGCAGGATGAATGTTACAACGTCACTGATGAATCACTCGGCACAGCGACACCGCACCGGATGTATCTGGCCCGCAAAGCAGGTCAGCCGGTCGCCGCCGTGGTGGAAACCACTGCGCCGGATGGTTACTCCGGGGCGATACAATTACTGGTTGCTGCGGATTTTAACGGCAAAGTTTATGGTTCGCGCGTGCTGGAACAGCATGAAACGCCGGGACTGGGTGACAAAATTGAAGTGCGTATTTCCGACTGGATCAAGCATTTCGCCAATCAGACTGTCAATGGCGTAAACGATCCGCGCTGGGCAGTGAAGAAAGACGGCGGTATGTTTGATCAGTTCACCGGTGCGACTATTACCCCGCGCGCCGTGGTGCGCTCCGTAAAACGAACTGCGTTATTTATCGGGACGGTACCGTCTCAGCTTTCCCACCTCACCCCTTGTGGAGCCCGTGATGAGTGA
- the rsxD gene encoding electron transport complex subunit RsxD — protein MAFRIASSPFTHNRQNTSTIMMMVILACIPGLLAQVWFFGYGTLVQLALAITIALLAEGAVLQLRKQPVKKRLGDNSALLTAVLLGLSLPPLGPWWMVVLGTIFAIIIAKQLYGGLGQNPFNPAMVGYVVLLISFPVQMTTWLPPDALQHHHVGFIDTLLTIFTGHNSQDLTAYQLNMNVDGVTQATPLDAFKTGLRSGHSADQILATPLFGGVLAGLGWQWINLGFLAGGLFLMWRKIISWHIPVAMLGMLTFCAAIAWGLAPESYSSPLVGLFSGATMLGAFFIATDPVTASTTPKGRLIFGALIGLLIWLIRTYGGYPDGVAFAVLLANITVPLIDHYTQPRVYGHR, from the coding sequence ATGGCCTTCAGGATCGCAAGTTCACCTTTTACGCATAACCGCCAGAATACCAGCACCATCATGATGATGGTGATTCTGGCGTGCATTCCCGGCCTGCTCGCTCAGGTCTGGTTCTTCGGATACGGTACGCTGGTTCAGCTCGCGCTGGCGATCACCATTGCGCTGCTGGCGGAAGGCGCAGTATTACAGCTGCGCAAACAACCGGTAAAAAAACGTCTTGGCGATAACAGCGCCCTGCTGACTGCGGTTCTGCTGGGTCTCAGCCTGCCGCCGCTTGGCCCCTGGTGGATGGTGGTGCTCGGTACTATTTTCGCCATTATCATCGCCAAACAGCTGTACGGCGGTCTGGGTCAAAATCCGTTTAACCCGGCAATGGTCGGTTACGTCGTGCTGCTGATTTCCTTCCCGGTGCAGATGACCACCTGGCTGCCGCCGGATGCGTTGCAGCATCATCACGTCGGGTTTATCGACACCCTGCTGACTATTTTTACCGGTCATAACAGTCAGGATCTAACCGCTTATCAGCTGAATATGAACGTCGATGGCGTGACGCAGGCGACGCCGCTGGATGCATTTAAAACCGGTTTACGTTCCGGACATTCTGCCGATCAGATCCTCGCCACCCCGCTGTTTGGCGGCGTGCTGGCCGGTCTCGGCTGGCAATGGATTAATCTCGGATTTCTGGCCGGTGGCCTGTTCCTGATGTGGCGTAAAATCATCAGCTGGCACATTCCGGTGGCGATGCTCGGCATGCTGACGTTTTGCGCCGCTATCGCCTGGGGTCTGGCACCGGAAAGCTACTCGTCACCGCTGGTGGGCCTGTTCTCAGGTGCAACGATGCTGGGTGCTTTCTTTATCGCAACCGATCCGGTCACTGCCTCGACCACGCCGAAAGGTCGTCTGATATTCGGTGCATTGATTGGGTTACTGATCTGGTTGATCCGCACTTACGGCGGTTATCCCGATGGCGTGGCATTTGCCGTTCTGCTGGCGAATATTACCGTGCCACTGATTGATCACTACACGCAGCCGCGCGTTTACGGGCATCGCTGA
- the rsxC gene encoding electron transport complex subunit RsxC, with translation MFNLFAALKKDKVWDFDGGIHPPEMKTQSSHVPLRNVPLPERFIIPLQQHLGPEGELCVQAGDRVLKGQPLTTGRGRTVPVHSPTSGVITAIEPHITAHPSGLKELCVLIDADGQDTWCEREFIADYRKLSADELNQRISQAGIAGLGGAGFPTASKLSGGLNSTRTLILNAAECEPYITADDRLMQEHADQILEGTRILCHMLHPERVLIGIEDNKPEAITAFKAAIKVNAEHDLAAGVRFELRVVPTKYPSGGAKQLTKILTGLEVPKGHHSSSIGVLMQNVGTVYAIKRAIIDGEPLIERVVTLTGEAMAKPGNVWARLGTPVAHLMKEGALQPQGDKKMVIMGGPLMGFTLPSLNVPVVKISNCLLAPSESELGQPEPEEACIRCSLCADACPAGLLPQQLYWFSKGQEHEKARNHNLFDCIECGACAYVCPSNIPLVQYYRQEKAEIRAIDTETARATEAKARFEAKQARMEREKLAREEKHQKAAVKLDETPVEDAPVADVATESADADPRKAALAAAIARAKAKKAAAEQEIPVASEPVPETAPTAGDDRKAAVAAAIARMKAKKAGTGVVVEATDSELHIAPPEEAADERKAAVAAAIAREKAKKAAAVQPAREEAAVADSVTTSPKEPSADDKRKAAVAAAIARAKAKKAAALESAADEGSEQKEPPQQESDPRKAAVAAAIARVKARKAAQTMSNEE, from the coding sequence ATGTTTAATCTGTTTGCCGCGCTCAAAAAAGACAAAGTCTGGGACTTCGACGGCGGGATACATCCGCCGGAAATGAAGACTCAGTCGAGCCACGTTCCGCTGCGCAACGTACCGCTGCCTGAGCGCTTTATCATTCCTCTCCAGCAACACCTTGGCCCCGAGGGCGAGCTGTGCGTGCAGGCGGGCGACCGCGTACTGAAAGGTCAGCCGCTGACCACAGGCCGTGGCCGTACGGTGCCGGTGCATTCGCCGACCTCAGGCGTGATCACCGCTATCGAGCCGCACATCACCGCGCACCCTTCCGGGCTGAAAGAGCTTTGCGTGCTGATCGACGCCGACGGCCAGGACACCTGGTGCGAACGCGAATTTATCGCCGACTACCGCAAGCTTTCTGCCGATGAGCTGAATCAGCGCATCAGCCAGGCCGGTATTGCCGGTCTCGGCGGCGCGGGTTTCCCGACCGCCAGTAAACTCTCAGGCGGCCTGAACTCAACCCGCACGCTTATCCTCAACGCCGCCGAGTGCGAACCTTATATCACCGCCGATGACCGGCTGATGCAGGAACATGCGGATCAGATCCTTGAGGGCACGCGCATTCTGTGCCATATGCTGCACCCTGAACGCGTGCTTATTGGCATCGAAGACAATAAGCCGGAAGCTATTACTGCATTTAAAGCCGCCATCAAAGTTAACGCGGAGCATGATCTGGCCGCTGGCGTACGCTTCGAACTGCGTGTGGTGCCGACCAAATATCCATCCGGCGGTGCCAAACAGCTGACCAAAATTCTGACCGGCCTCGAAGTGCCGAAAGGTCATCACTCGTCGTCTATCGGCGTCCTGATGCAAAACGTCGGCACGGTGTATGCCATCAAACGCGCGATTATCGACGGCGAACCGCTGATCGAACGCGTGGTGACGCTGACCGGCGAAGCGATGGCGAAACCGGGCAACGTCTGGGCGCGTCTCGGCACTCCGGTGGCGCACCTGATGAAGGAAGGTGCATTGCAGCCGCAGGGCGACAAAAAGATGGTGATCATGGGCGGGCCTTTGATGGGCTTCACCCTGCCGTCGCTTAACGTGCCAGTGGTTAAAATTTCCAACTGCCTGCTGGCACCGTCTGAATCTGAACTCGGTCAGCCTGAGCCGGAAGAAGCCTGTATCCGTTGCAGCCTGTGCGCCGACGCGTGCCCGGCCGGTTTGCTGCCTCAGCAACTTTACTGGTTCAGTAAAGGTCAGGAACACGAGAAAGCCCGCAACCATAATTTGTTCGACTGTATCGAATGTGGCGCCTGCGCCTATGTCTGCCCGAGCAACATTCCGCTGGTGCAATATTACCGGCAGGAAAAGGCCGAAATCCGCGCCATCGACACTGAAACTGCCCGTGCGACTGAAGCCAAAGCCCGCTTCGAAGCCAAACAGGCGCGTATGGAACGCGAGAAATTAGCGCGTGAAGAGAAACATCAGAAAGCCGCCGTGAAGCTCGATGAAACACCGGTGGAAGATGCGCCGGTCGCTGACGTGGCGACAGAATCCGCCGATGCCGATCCGCGTAAAGCCGCACTGGCTGCGGCCATTGCCCGCGCGAAAGCCAAAAAGGCCGCCGCTGAGCAGGAAATTCCGGTGGCCTCTGAACCCGTACCTGAAACTGCCCCGACCGCCGGTGACGATCGTAAAGCCGCCGTCGCCGCGGCTATTGCCAGGATGAAAGCTAAAAAAGCCGGAACCGGCGTGGTGGTGGAAGCAACGGACAGCGAGTTGCATATCGCCCCGCCTGAAGAGGCCGCAGATGAACGCAAAGCTGCCGTGGCCGCCGCTATCGCCCGTGAGAAAGCCAAAAAAGCTGCTGCCGTCCAGCCTGCCCGTGAAGAAGCCGCCGTGGCAGATTCAGTGACAACGTCACCGAAAGAGCCTTCCGCTGACGATAAACGTAAAGCCGCTGTCGCCGCGGCCATTGCTCGTGCGAAGGCCAAAAAAGCTGCCGCGCTGGAATCCGCCGCTGACGAAGGCTCAGAACAAAAAGAACCACCACAACAAGAAAGCGATCCACGCAAAGCCGCCGTCGCCGCTGCGATCGCCCGAGTTAAGGCCCGTAAAGCCGCTCAGACCATGTCGAACGAGGAATAA
- the rsxB gene encoding electron transport complex subunit RsxB, translating into MFELWVAIAALTALALVFGLLLGYASRRFAVEGNPVVDQIDDILPQSQCAQCGYPGCKPYAEAVANGDSINKCVPGGEAVMLKLATLLNVEPQPMGEDAAAAAPVRRVAYIDESNCIGCTKCIQACPVDAIVGATRAVHTVVTDLCTGCDLCVAPCPTDCIEMLPIKTTTANWKWDMQSIPVQVIHAE; encoded by the coding sequence ATGTTTGAATTATGGGTAGCGATTGCCGCGCTGACCGCACTGGCACTGGTTTTTGGCCTGCTGCTGGGCTATGCATCACGTCGTTTTGCCGTTGAAGGCAACCCGGTTGTCGATCAGATTGACGATATCCTGCCGCAAAGCCAGTGCGCACAATGCGGCTATCCCGGCTGTAAGCCTTACGCCGAAGCCGTCGCCAATGGCGACAGCATCAATAAATGCGTGCCGGGTGGCGAAGCGGTAATGCTGAAACTTGCCACGCTCCTGAATGTCGAGCCGCAGCCGATGGGCGAAGACGCCGCCGCTGCCGCGCCCGTACGCCGCGTGGCCTACATCGATGAGAGCAACTGCATCGGTTGCACCAAGTGCATTCAGGCCTGTCCGGTCGATGCCATCGTGGGTGCCACCCGCGCCGTTCATACCGTTGTCACGGATCTATGTACCGGCTGTGATCTGTGCGTCGCGCCGTGCCCGACCGACTGCATCGAAATGCTGCCGATCAAAACCACCACCGCAAACTGGAAGTGGGATATGCAATCCATTCCGGTTCAGGTCATCCATGCGGAGTAA
- the rsxA gene encoding electron transport complex subunit RsxA: MTSYLLLFVGTMLVNNFVLVKFLGLCPFMGVSKKLESAIGMGLATTFVITLSNICSWMVNTFILMPLELVYLRTMAFILVIAVVVQFTEMVVRKTSPSLYRLLGIFLPLITTNCAVLGVALLNINQQFSFMESALYGFAASLGFSLVMVLFAAIRERLVVADVPAPFKGSSIALVTAGLMSLAFMGFTGLVKF, translated from the coding sequence ATGACCTCATATTTATTACTGTTTGTCGGCACCATGCTGGTGAATAACTTCGTTCTGGTGAAGTTTCTTGGCCTGTGCCCGTTTATGGGCGTTTCCAAGAAGCTCGAATCGGCTATTGGCATGGGACTGGCGACGACGTTCGTCATCACCCTGTCAAATATTTGCTCGTGGATGGTTAATACCTTCATCCTGATGCCGCTGGAGCTGGTCTATCTGCGCACGATGGCGTTCATTCTGGTCATCGCCGTGGTGGTGCAGTTCACTGAAATGGTGGTTCGCAAAACCAGCCCATCACTGTATCGCCTGCTCGGTATCTTTCTGCCGCTCATCACCACTAACTGTGCCGTGCTCGGCGTGGCGCTGCTGAACATTAACCAGCAGTTTAGCTTTATGGAATCGGCGCTGTACGGTTTCGCCGCGTCACTAGGCTTTTCACTGGTGATGGTGCTGTTCGCCGCTATTCGTGAGCGTCTGGTTGTCGCCGATGTCCCTGCGCCGTTCAAAGGATCGTCCATTGCGCTGGTCACCGCCGGTCTGATGTCGCTGGCCTTTATGGGCTTCACCGGTCTGGTGAAATTCTGA
- a CDS encoding DUF2569 family protein — MSNIPGYKRIGGWLLAPMAYLIVTLMSVVLMLALFSMALFMPESRDYLLTNSQAFTLQWYFSVVTTLAMGLFTVAVLWQFCKRAKALPKMYIIWLLCTVLLAVKAFAFSPVTDDLAVRNLLLPLLAAAVFVPYFKRSLRVKETFTE; from the coding sequence ATGTCGAATATTCCGGGCTACAAACGTATTGGCGGGTGGTTACTGGCCCCGATGGCGTATCTGATTGTGACGCTGATGAGCGTAGTATTAATGCTGGCGCTGTTTTCTATGGCATTATTTATGCCGGAATCGCGGGATTATTTACTGACCAATTCGCAGGCATTTACTCTGCAGTGGTATTTCTCCGTGGTGACCACATTAGCAATGGGGTTATTTACCGTCGCTGTTCTGTGGCAATTCTGCAAGCGCGCCAAAGCCTTGCCGAAGATGTATATTATCTGGTTACTGTGTACGGTGCTGCTGGCGGTAAAAGCCTTTGCATTCTCACCGGTTACCGATGATCTGGCTGTGCGTAACTTATTGTTACCTTTATTAGCCGCTGCGGTATTTGTGCCTTATTTCAAGCGCTCACTGCGGGTGAAAGAAACCTTCACGGAATAA